The genomic interval AACATAGCGATCATGCCCTTCAGGAAAACTCTTATCGTGATAGAGCGTAGTCCCCATGGGCAGGACATAGTAATTATCATCGCCACCTTGCCCTTCGATCAGCAGAGGTTCTTTGGTTTTAACCCTCTCCAAATCACGTTCCTTCGAACTGTTCCCCACAATCAGAAACGCCAGAAAGATCGCATTTACAAATAGAACGCCCAGCAACCAATAGCCAATTCGCCTATTTGCAAACATTCTTCTTGTCATAGTGCGCCTCAATAATCCCTTCGAGCATGGCTTGTAAATCCGCAGGCAAGAAATCCCATGCTGAGCTCTGGATTGCGTACGCGCGGCCTGTCGTTCAATGAATGACAAGCCTCTCATTTCGCTGTATTTAGCGCGGCCTTGCAAGCAAGCGCTTACGGCGCCATCCCTTCCACAATAATGACTTCCGCCCTCGCCCACTCCTCCCGGTAGCTTTTCGCTTCCTGATACGCCGTCGAGCGGTAGCACGCCACCGCCTGTTCGTAACTGTCGAACTCAATCACCACGCTACGCTGGGGCGTCGCCCTGCCCTCCAGCGCTTCGCTGCGCCCGCCCCGGGCCAGGAAACGTCCGCCGTACTCGGCGAATGCCTTCGGCGCGCGTTGGGTGTATTGGCTGTAGCGGTCCGGGTCGGTGACGTCCACGTGAGCAATCCAGTAAGCCTTCATAGTGACCTCTTGGTTAAATTTGTATTATGGTATACCACAAATATCCAACAAACACCGGGAGTCCAGCATGGCCTTCAACAGCATCGAAGAAATCCTCGAAGATTACCGCCTCGGCAAAATGGTGCTGCTGGTCGATGACGAGGACCGGGAGAACGAAGGCGACCTGCTGCTGGCCGCCGACCGCTGCACACCCGAGGCGATCAGCTTCATGGCCCGTGAGGCCCGCGGGCTGATCTGCCTGACCTTGACCGACGAACATTGCCAGCGGCTGGGCCTGGAGCAAATGGTGCCGAGCAACGGCAGCGTGTTCAGCACCGCGTTCACGGTTTCCATCGAAGCGGCGGTCGGCGTGACTACCGGTATTTCCGCCGCCGACCGCGCTTGTACGGTGGCGGCGGCAGTGGCGCCCGGTGCCTGCGCCGAGGATCTGGTGCAGCCCGGCCATATCTTCCCCCTGCGCGCCCGCGAAGGCGGCGTGCTGACCCGCGCCGGGCACACCGAGGCCGGTTGCGACCTGGCGCGCCTGGCCGGTTTCTCGCCCGCATCGGTGATCGTCGAAGTGATGAACGACGACGGCACCATGGCCCGCCGGCCGGATCTGGAAGCCTTCGCGCGCAAGCACGGGATCAAGATCGGCACCATCGCCGACCTGATCCACTACCGCCTGAGCACCGAGCACACCATCGAACGCATCGGCGAACGCGAACTGCCGACGGTGCACGGCACCTTTCGCCTGATCACCTTCGAGGACCGCATCGAGGGCGGCGTGCACATGGCCATGGTGATGGGCGAACTGCGCCGCGAGCAGCCGACGCTGGTGCGCGTGCATGTGATCGACCCGCTGCGCGACCTAGTCGGCGCCGAGTACAGCGGACCGCGCAACTGGACGCTGTGGGCGGCGCTGCAGCGGGTCGCGGCCGAGGGCCATGGCGTGGTCGTGGTGCTGGCCAACCATGAATCCTCCCAGGCGCTGCTGGAGCGGGTGCCGCAACTGACCCAGCCGCCCCGCCAGTTCAGCCGCTCGCAGTCGCGGATCTATTCTGAAGTGGGCACCGGGGCGCAGATCCTGCAGAACCTGGGCGTCGGCAAGCTGCGCCACCTGGGCCCGCCGCTGAAATATGCCGGTTTGACCGGCTACGATCTGGAAGTGGTCGAGAGCATTCCCTTCACCGAATGACCCCGTTTGCCGGATAACCGGTACGGCAAAATGCTTGCACAAAGTTTGGAATACCATAATATGATATTCCATAGACCGGACGAGCCGACCCAGCCGTCCCTCTACTGCTCCCGACAGGCGGGCAACAACGCAAGCCCGCTGAAAAACACAACAATGAGGGCGTGAAAATGGTGTTGAACAAAGCTGCAACCGCAATCCTTCTTGCGGGACTGCTGAGCGTGACCGGCCACGCTGCAATGGCCGCCGAAAGCGTGAACTTTGTCAGCTGGGGCGGCAGCACCCAGGATGCGCAGAAGCAGGCCTGGGCCGACCCGTTCAGCAAGGCCAGCGGCATCACCGTGGTGCAGGACGGCCCCACCGACTACGGCAAGCTCAAGGCCATGGTCGAAAGCGGCAACGTGCAGTGGGACGTGGTCGATGTCGAAGCCGACTTCGCCCTGCGCGCCGCCGCCGAAGGCCTGCTCGAACCCCTCGACTTCAAGCAGATCCAGCGCGACAAGATCGACCCGCGTTTCGTCAGAGACCACGGCGTCGGCTCGTTCTTCTTCTCCTTCGTGCTCGGCTACAACGAAGGCAAGGTCGGCGCCAACAAGCCCCAGGACTGGAGCGCCCTGTTCGACACCAAGACCTACCCCGGCAAACGCGCCCTGTACAAATGGCCAAGCCCCGGCGTGCTGGAGCTGGCCCTTTTGGCCGACGGCGTACCGGCGGACAAGCTCTACCCGCTGGATCTGGACCGCGCCTTCAAGAAACTCGACACCATCAAGAAAGACATCGTCTGGTGGGGCGGCGGCGCGCAGTCGCAGCAATTGCTCGCCTCCGGCGAGGCCAGCCTGGGCCAGTTCTGGAACGGCCGCACCTACGCCCTGCAGCAGGACGGCGCGCCGGTGGGCGTGAGCTGGAAGCAGAACCTGGTGATGGCCGACATCCTGGTCGTACCGAAGGGCTCGAAAAACAAGGACGCGGCAATGAAGTTCCTGGCCAGCGCCAGCAGCGCCAAAGGCCAGGCCGACTTCTCAAACCTGACCGCCTACGCCCCGGTCAACGTCGACAGCGTGGCGCGTCTGGACTCGACGCTGGCCCCCAACCTGCCGACTGCCTACGCTAAGGATCAGATCACCCTTGATTTCGCGTACTGGGCCAAGAACGGTCCGGCCATCGCGACACGGTGGAACGAATGGCTGGTCAAATGAAAATGGCGGCCACCGCGTCCCGTCCCTCAACTGCCGCCGGGAGCGCCGCCAGCGCTGCCGGCCCGGCCCCGGTCAAGGCGAGTGCCATGGCGCAAGCCCCGTCCCTCAAACAACGCTGGCGCGGCGCCGGCAACCTGGCCCCGGCGCTGCTGTTCCTCGGCCTGTTCTTTCTCGCGCCGCTGATCGGCCTGCTGCTGCGCGGCGTGCTCGAGCCTGAACCGGGCCTGGGCAACTACCAGCAGTTGTTCGCCAACTCGGCCTATGCGCGGGTGCTGCTCAACACCTTTTCGGTGGCCGGGCTGGTGACCCTGTTCAGCCTGCTGCTGGGCTTTCCGCTGGCCTGGGCGATCACTCTGGTGCCGCGCGGCTGGGGCCGCTGGATGCTCAACATCGTGCTGCTGTCGATGTGGACCAGCCTGCTTGCGCGCACCTACTCCTGGCTGGTGCTGCTGCAGGCCTCGGGCGTGATCAACAAGGCGTTGATGGCGCTGGGCATCATCGACCAGCCGCTGGAGATGGTGCACAACCTCACCGGCGTGGTGATCGGCATGAGCTACATCATGATCCCGTTCATCGTGCTGCCGCTGCAGGCGACCATGCAGGCCATCGACCCGATGATCCTGCAGGCCGGTTCGATCTGCGGCGCCAGCCCGTGGACCAACTTCTTCCGGGTGTTCCTGCCGCTGTGCCGGCCGGGGCTGGCGTCCGGCGGGCTGATGGTGTTCGTGATGTCGCTCGGTTACTACGTCACCCCGGCGCTGCTGGGCGGGGCGCAGAACATGATGCTGCCGGAGTTCATCATTCAGCAGGTGCAGTCGTTCCTCAACTGGGGCCTGGCCAGCGCCGGCGCCGCGTTGCTGATCGTCATCACCCTGGTGCTGTTCTACTTCTACCTGAAGCTTCAGCCGGAATCCCCGGTTGGCGCCAGCAACGCGAGGTAAGCCGACATGCTCCTGACACCAAATGCCATGAGCCGCCGGATGCGC from Pseudomonas ekonensis carries:
- a CDS encoding DUF1330 domain-containing protein, with protein sequence MKAYWIAHVDVTDPDRYSQYTQRAPKAFAEYGGRFLARGGRSEALEGRATPQRSVVIEFDSYEQAVACYRSTAYQEAKSYREEWARAEVIIVEGMAP
- the ribBA gene encoding bifunctional 3,4-dihydroxy-2-butanone-4-phosphate synthase/GTP cyclohydrolase II, whose translation is MAFNSIEEILEDYRLGKMVLLVDDEDRENEGDLLLAADRCTPEAISFMAREARGLICLTLTDEHCQRLGLEQMVPSNGSVFSTAFTVSIEAAVGVTTGISAADRACTVAAAVAPGACAEDLVQPGHIFPLRAREGGVLTRAGHTEAGCDLARLAGFSPASVIVEVMNDDGTMARRPDLEAFARKHGIKIGTIADLIHYRLSTEHTIERIGERELPTVHGTFRLITFEDRIEGGVHMAMVMGELRREQPTLVRVHVIDPLRDLVGAEYSGPRNWTLWAALQRVAAEGHGVVVVLANHESSQALLERVPQLTQPPRQFSRSQSRIYSEVGTGAQILQNLGVGKLRHLGPPLKYAGLTGYDLEVVESIPFTE
- a CDS encoding ABC transporter substrate-binding protein, with protein sequence MVLNKAATAILLAGLLSVTGHAAMAAESVNFVSWGGSTQDAQKQAWADPFSKASGITVVQDGPTDYGKLKAMVESGNVQWDVVDVEADFALRAAAEGLLEPLDFKQIQRDKIDPRFVRDHGVGSFFFSFVLGYNEGKVGANKPQDWSALFDTKTYPGKRALYKWPSPGVLELALLADGVPADKLYPLDLDRAFKKLDTIKKDIVWWGGGAQSQQLLASGEASLGQFWNGRTYALQQDGAPVGVSWKQNLVMADILVVPKGSKNKDAAMKFLASASSAKGQADFSNLTAYAPVNVDSVARLDSTLAPNLPTAYAKDQITLDFAYWAKNGPAIATRWNEWLVK
- a CDS encoding ABC transporter permease, which produces MKMAATASRPSTAAGSAASAAGPAPVKASAMAQAPSLKQRWRGAGNLAPALLFLGLFFLAPLIGLLLRGVLEPEPGLGNYQQLFANSAYARVLLNTFSVAGLVTLFSLLLGFPLAWAITLVPRGWGRWMLNIVLLSMWTSLLARTYSWLVLLQASGVINKALMALGIIDQPLEMVHNLTGVVIGMSYIMIPFIVLPLQATMQAIDPMILQAGSICGASPWTNFFRVFLPLCRPGLASGGLMVFVMSLGYYVTPALLGGAQNMMLPEFIIQQVQSFLNWGLASAGAALLIVITLVLFYFYLKLQPESPVGASNAR